Genomic window (Lycium barbarum isolate Lr01 chromosome 2, ASM1917538v2, whole genome shotgun sequence):
AAATACGTGGTACAAATCAAACATTTTAAAACTTATAAAAGCCGGAAAGATCTACTTAATTTAGTGcaatactattttttttatatcAGAGTTGTTGATTTGTTCAACCACTAGTTTGAACCGTTGGTAGAACAATGGAAAATTATTAGACTTTTGACTAAATTGTAGGACCCAACCAACATGTTTTTCTTCCTTCTTCTCATTATTCTGTTTCCCATTAGAAATTTCTGACTTTAAtgggaaataaaataataataataataataatatagttCTTTAGTTTATACCTATTTATTCATTTGACCCCCAAAAAAGAGGGGATAAAAGACAATATGTCTTTCAAATGGAATTTTTCTCTTCAAGAAGCATTCACATGAGCTGACCAATAGGAGAAATATGAagccaagaaagaaaaagaaaaaaagctaGCCCCTTCCCTCATTTCATATTAATCGTAATTAACTAGTTTTATGATTGATGTGAACTTACTATAtctcttttttctttatttcaCTTGAAAGTGATAATGTTAGCAAGCTCACACACGGGAACCTCATATTAATACCATAAAAAGTTGCGTAAAAGGTCAGAATTACTTTTAAACGATATGAAATGACACGACTTTGCCCTCCGTTAAATGCCGGGAGCAAACTCATCCTCGTTACTAAATTAGCCTGAATATGCCTTTATTCACTAAAGGGGCATTACTAACGAAGCATTTTGTCAAATGATTTAGCTAAACACAAACTGTTActctttcaaaactttttttttatataaaacactttttaaaatatGTTGATTTTGACGGCTTGGCCAAATAGGCTCTTGGGCATATTCGAGCCAATTTGGTAAGGGACGGGGGACACATGTGACCCCAACTTTTAACGGAACGCAAAGTTATGTCATTTTGTATAGTTTGGGGACAACTTTGAACCTTTAACCTATAGAATTGGTGTAGCAATCAAGATCCTACAACTACATTACCTACACAAGGATAAAACCAAGAATACCTGTATGTTAGATGCTATTTAATCTTTGGTTATGCTGAAAGAAACCACCATAGAATTGAAAAATCAGTAGAGGCAATAAACTGATGTTGTCCATCAATTATTAAAGTAAGATAAGTCGCATCCAAAATTCACATTGTTATTTGTACATGTTTAAGAAGATACAAATAGGGAAAGATACAAATATTTACACCAGAATACATCCGCTGAAATACAAGTTATGGACTCCTTGAAAATGAGTTACAAGGTACATATCGTCGAGCAGTACAAGAAATTCCCTCTAAAACACATGAACATCAGGTGGCGTGTTTATGTTATCGAGCCAAGAAACTAACTGCTGCGAAGAAGGCCTTATTTTCGGATATTCATGCAAGCAGAGGAGAGCGACTTCAAGAACCAATAACATTTCTTCTGCGTGCTGCTTGTCATATATCAAAGGATCAAAAACTTCAGTTTCCCTCTTTTGTTTCTTCATTTGGATCACCCAAGAGATTAAATCTCGGCTTGCTCTAGGCTTGCATGGGTCCATCGGTCTTTTGCATGTAAGGAGCTCCAAAAGAACGACACCAAAACTATAAACGTCCCCTTTATAGGTAGCTACGGCAGCTTGACCGTATTCAGGAGGTATATAACCTAATGTTCCAACAACATCAGTAGTCACATGAGTGTCATAAGGCAGAATAAGCCTTGCTAGACCGAAATCAGCCAAGTGAGCTTCGAAATTTTCATCAAGAAGTATGTTACTCGACTTTATATCTCGGTGCAGAATATGAGGTTCACATGCTTGGTGCAAGTAGGCGAGTCCTCGTGCTGCCCCTTGTGCAATATGAAGCCTTAAATCCCAGTCCAATAAAGCAGGCCCGTCGACTTTCTCGTGCAGCCAATAATCCAAGCTTCCATTCTCCATGTAGGAATAAATTAGAAGCCGGTCGGTTCTGTACTTGCAATATCCTTGAAGATGAACAAGATTCGGATGCTGAGCTCTTGAAAGCGATTCAACTTCAGCTTGGAATTCTCTTTCCATTTGCCCGTAGTCACCTGTAGAGTTGACAAAGTTAGCTTGTGAAAACATGAAATGACCCGCCCATTTATTAGCTAAACCCATTTTAGCCCAACTCATTTTAGCCATCTAAAGATTGGGATGACATGTAACCCAATTTGACCCATAGAAACCTTGTCAAAATAtctttaaaaacattttttttaattaatatattatGTACAgccataataaaaaataaaatagttcTATTAggtatttaaaaaaattaaaagaacaaaaagaaattaaaacttagtaagaattggacAGGTTATGACATACTCATTTATTAACTCAACCCATTTTAACCCGCCCGAATCCAGCCCAAGCTCACCTGAAAGCCGCTTGATGGCAACTTTCCTACCATCACGAAGGATGGCCTTGTAGACCAAACCGAATCCTCCGCAGCCAACAATATTTGATTGATCGAAATTGTTAGTACACTTCAAAAGGTCATCAAGACACATCTCCTTATAGTTGTTCtccttgttgttatggaaaaatatCACCAGACTTGAGCCTAAGTCTTCCATTTCCTTATTAGCACCATCCATCTCCTTTTCTTGATCAACTACTTTTCGACTACTCGCCCGTACAACAATCAAGTACATAAGAGCAAGAAGAAAAACTGTCCCAAGACCAATGCCAATACCCATACCAATGACAGTTCCTTTTCGCCGCCTCTTTCCTTTGGCAACCGAATGATGAGGAGCATGGCCAGTATTTTGGCACGGAGTAAGATGTTCACCGCAGAGTCCCAGGTTGCCCTCGAAGCTTGAAGCTGAAAATGTCGGGAACTGGCCTCCAGTAGGAACTTCCCCCAAGAGCTTATTATAAGCGACACTGAACTTCGACAAAAAGCTACATTGGACTAAAGAAGACGGTATTTTGCCAATCAGATCGTTATGTGATAGATCCAAAATCTCTATGCTCACCATACCGGACAGGGTACTTGGTATTGTCCCGGATAAGTTGTTGCTTTTCAGATCCAAAACGTGTAACCTTTTTAGGTTTCCAAATTCGGGCAAAATTCCTCCAGTGAGAAAGTTGTTACCTAGTTCCAGTGTTGGAGGGAAGCTAAAAATCTGATTATACTGCAATCCTCTTACGCTTACGTTccttttcaagaaaaagggaaaatCCGGAGATGGCTCGTCCATTGAGATAGGGCCGGAAATCATACTCTTCAATCCAGTAATTTCTTTTGGAATCTCCCCCGTAAACGAATTATTGGACAAATCCATATAGAACAAATACTCAAAATCTCCAATCCAAGGTGGAAGTTTTCCTGTCAAACGGTTCCACGACAAGTCCAAAAGTTGTAATTTCGAGCTATTTCTCAACCATTCGGGAACCAATCCAGTGAGCCTGCAATTTGGAATAATGAGAGCTTTCAGCTCGGGGAACTGCAGGCTCGGATCCGTAGGCAAAACTTCATCCCGAAAATTCATAGTAAGGACCAAAGTAGTCAGATTCTTGCAATGCTGTAAAATTCTTAGAGCAGAATCAATGTTATGCATACTATTGTTCGATACTGAAAGGGAAGACAGGCTATGGAAATCCTTGAAAGTTTCCGGGATTTGTCCAGTGAAATTGTTTCTAGCAAGATTGACATTTTGCAACTTTGGACAGCTAGGAAGATTAGAAGGAACCGAGCCACGGAACATGTTTGTTGCAAGATCAAGAGAAATAAGACTAATCATAGCTGAACAATTAAGATCAATGGTACCCTCTAAAGAATTATTTCTCAAACTAAGAGAACTAATACTCCTCGAATTCGCTAAtgaagttggtattttaccactTAACCTATTTGAATGAGCTGACAAATAAGTTAAATTCCTTAACTTGTCAAACTCATCTGGAATTTCCCCTGAAAAACCATTTGAACAAATATCCAAACGAACCAAGTGAGAAAGGTTACCAATCTTGCTGCTAACATTCCCCGAGAATCGATTTTCTTGTAGTGACAAAAAAGCCAATCTTGGTAGTTTAAAAAGTTCATCAGGTAAACTACCAGAAAGAAGATTTGAGCCAAGGCAAAGATGTTCCAATGAACCACAATTTCCAATTTTTGATGGTACACTACCATTGAAATAATTGACTCCTATTTTAATAACAGAAACTCTAGTTGAATTTTCACAAATATCCACAGGAACTGGTCCTTCAAAGGAATTATCAGATATATTAAAAACTTGAAGTGAAGGCAAGTTTATACTATCAATGAACAAGCCAGAAAAATCATTATTGCTCAAGTCTAATACTTCTAATTTAGGCAAATGGAATAGTTTAAAAGGGACAGGACCTTTAAGGAAATTGTGAGACAAATTCAGTGTCCTAAGTTGGTCTAAATTGCCTAAAGATTCAGAAAGTTTACCATTTAGCCTTTTTTTCCCAAGTTCCAATTTCACCACCCTTCTAGAATTGGCTACAATATTGCAAGTGACACCAATCCAATTACAACAAtttgttgaattcttgatatcCCAAAAATCAAGAACTGTTTCCAAACTTTTAACAAAATCCTCTAAAGCTTTGAAATCTTTTGGATTACATGTAAAGTTTTGGGGATTTTGGGATTGAGCTTGTAAGCAAAACCCCAAAAACAAAAAGATCAAACCAAGTTTCAACATACTTATCTTCTTAAAACTAAAAATAGAAAGAACTGTTTACACAATTTTTGCATCAAGATTGTATCTTTCTCTCAAAATCAAGCTTCAAGATCAAAGAAAAATACTATAGAAGTACTATAAAATACAATTTTTGCATCAAGATTGTatctttttacacattttttttttttacctcaaaaaaaaaaatactataaaaGTACTAATGGACAAGAAAGAAGAAAAGGGTACTTCACAAAACTGATGAATGGAAGGAAAAAAGGAATAAAAATCAAACCTTTGAGCTAGAAGGAAGAGAAAAAATGGAATCTTGAAATAGAGGAAATGATAAACAGGTAGAGAAATAAAAAGGGTATGTCTTGTTTTGTTTGTTTATGCTTTATTTGAGTTCAAACTTCAAACTCAACTATCTATTTACTGGTCCAAATATGGCTGCTGTTCTTGCTAAAATCCcagttgagagagagagagagagaagccgTTGAAAGCTCTAAAATTTGGTATGCAATTAATTTTTAGGACAGGGAGTATATATATTAGTAATAGTATGTCATAGTGATgtgtccaatttatgtgacacagttAAGATTTTAAGAATCTGAACAAAAAAATCACTCATTATTGTTTATTCATATGCCCTTTaagtattttaaattattaattatagtGACTTATAGtaatttttatatagtttttaaatttgtaaattatgttttaaaaaacttaaagattgtatgttTAAATTTACagtcaaaataaaaaaatttaactcTCAAAATCCGAACTGTATCACATAATTAGGATAACGGGAGTACTAGCATACTAGTATGTATTATAGAAAGCAAAACAAATGCAAATGTGAAaaccttaaaaataaaataaagcagTATTCCCTTCGTCCCAATTTGTACGAGGATTGACCTATTTAAGGAGTCAAACGGTTCTtttttttataacaattttaaatataaattcTTTGAGTATTTACAATAAAATTTGCATATttgaaaatttcataaaaagtattataaatttgtataattaataatccataatatatgaaaaaaatcatagtaaaaaaaaaagttgtttaaCTCTTCAAATAAGTTACGTTCGTATAAACTGAGACGGAGTAAGTACTTTATCTAAGCCATTGGTAGTGAGAACTGGGGTGGAGTTCCAATTATTAATAAACTAATATGTGGCTTTTTCTTCCACTAAGAATTTAAAAAAGTAGAAAAGAATTAAGTTGTGAAATTAATGGACCAATTTGTTTTAACATTTATTTAATGAAACAAATATGCGTTGAGGGGCAAATCCTTTCAAAATAAACAAAAAGGTCAACATAATATAGGGAAAATGGTCAAAGCTGTCCATATAAGTATTTTTTGACTTTTAGTCTAATGTTACTCGTATTGTTAGGGAAAAGTTTGTTTTCGTTCTTGATTTCTAATGAAGCTCTAAAATGGGGATAATTTTAATATTATAATAAATAATCAATagataaatattaaaaaaaattaaacaaataGAGTCCATCAAGCTCTTTATTAATGGCTCAGGCAAATACGAATAATATTAATTTATAAGAATAAATATGGACTTAtccccaaaagaaaaaaatatccTAAAATTTATATGACGCTCCAAATCGTATTAATGCACTAATTCTTTTGGAACGATAGATCATATACCTTTAGCTTT
Coding sequences:
- the LOC132625808 gene encoding phytosulfokine receptor 1, which produces MLKLGLIFLFLGFCLQAQSQNPQNFTCNPKDFKALEDFVKSLETVLDFWDIKNSTNCCNWIGVTCNIVANSRRVVKLELGKKRLNGKLSESLGNLDQLRTLNLSHNFLKGPVPFKLFHLPKLEVLDLSNNDFSGLFIDSINLPSLQVFNISDNSFEGPVPVDICENSTRVSVIKIGVNYFNGSVPSKIGNCGSLEHLCLGSNLLSGSLPDELFKLPRLAFLSLQENRFSGNVSSKIGNLSHLVRLDICSNGFSGEIPDEFDKLRNLTYLSAHSNRLSGKIPTSLANSRSISSLSLRNNSLEGTIDLNCSAMISLISLDLATNMFRGSVPSNLPSCPKLQNVNLARNNFTGQIPETFKDFHSLSSLSVSNNSMHNIDSALRILQHCKNLTTLVLTMNFRDEVLPTDPSLQFPELKALIIPNCRLTGLVPEWLRNSSKLQLLDLSWNRLTGKLPPWIGDFEYLFYMDLSNNSFTGEIPKEITGLKSMISGPISMDEPSPDFPFFLKRNVSVRGLQYNQIFSFPPTLELGNNFLTGGILPEFGNLKRLHVLDLKSNNLSGTIPSTLSGMVSIEILDLSHNDLIGKIPSSLVQCSFLSKFSVAYNKLLGEVPTGGQFPTFSASSFEGNLGLCGEHLTPCQNTGHAPHHSVAKGKRRRKGTVIGMGIGIGLGTVFLLALMYLIVVRASSRKVVDQEKEMDGANKEMEDLGSSLVIFFHNNKENNYKEMCLDDLLKCTNNFDQSNIVGCGGFGLVYKAILRDGRKVAIKRLSGDYGQMEREFQAEVESLSRAQHPNLVHLQGYCKYRTDRLLIYSYMENGSLDYWLHEKVDGPALLDWDLRLHIAQGAARGLAYLHQACEPHILHRDIKSSNILLDENFEAHLADFGLARLILPYDTHVTTDVVGTLGYIPPEYGQAAVATYKGDVYSFGVVLLELLTCKRPMDPCKPRASRDLISWVIQMKKQKRETEVFDPLIYDKQHAEEMLLVLEVALLCLHEYPKIRPSSQQLVSWLDNINTPPDVHVF